The proteins below are encoded in one region of Doryrhamphus excisus isolate RoL2022-K1 chromosome 4, RoL_Dexc_1.0, whole genome shotgun sequence:
- the npy8br gene encoding neuropeptide Y receptor Y8b — MEQQPNSNYNQALWKEIPWDFTEDCSLSLSGTTFLIVAYSAVLAVGLVGNSCLVFVIARHKEMRNVTNILIANLSFSDILMCIVCLPVTIIYTLMDRWIMGETLCKLTPFIQCISITVSIFSLILIAMERYQLIVHPTGWKPMVRQSYLAVALTWITACLISVPFLKYSILTLPFQNLSAPFPVNEQLVCMERWPSVNARRAYTTSLLIFQYFLPLCLIMLCYVHIYLRLRRRKDIVERSRNTTQKNNKGSTRINVLLTSIVVAFALSWLPLNIFNAVFDWNHEAIPSCGHDIIFSFCHLIAMASTCINPIIYGFLNNNFQKQLKSTLLHCRCWGVTERYESVPLSTVSTEVTKGSVLSNGSNSINT; from the coding sequence ATGGAGCAGCAGCCTAACAGCAACTACAACCAAGCCTTGTGGAAAGAGATTCCGTGGGATTTCACAGAGGACTGTTCACTCTCACTGAGCGGAACCACTTTCCTGATTGTGGCGTACAGTGCCGTTCTCGCCGTGGGTCTTGTCGGGAATTCATGCCTGGTGTTTGTCATCGCTAGGCACAAGGAGATGCGCAATGTCACCAATATCCTTATCGCCAACTTGTCCTTTTCTGATATTCTTATGTGCATCGTGTGTTTGCCGGTTACGATCATCTACACGCTGATGGACCGCTGGATCATGGGAGAGACGCTGTGCAAGCTGACACCATTCATCCAATGTATATCGATCACCGTCTCCATTTTCTCCCTCATCCTCATCGCCATGGAGCGCTACCAGCTCATCGTCCACCCCACTGGATGGAAGCCGATGGTGAGGCAGTCCTACTTGGCGGTGGCGCTTACCTGGATCACAGCCTGCCTAATCTCGGTGCCTTTCCTCAAGTACAGCATCCTTACATTGCCTTTCCAGAACCTTAGCGCCCCCTTCCCAGTCAATGAGCAACTTGTTTGTATGGAACGGTGGCCATCTGTGAACGCACGCCGGGCTTACACCACATCGCTGCTCATCTTCCAGTATTTCCTCCCACTTTGCCTCATCATGCTATGCTACGTGCACATCTACCTGcggctgaggaggaggaaggacatAGTGGAACGCAGTAGGAACACCACGCAGAAGAACAACAAAGGCTCCACAAGGATCAATGTCTTGTTAACCTCCATAGTGGTGGCATTCGCCCTTTCCTGGCTCCCTCTCAACATCTTCAACGCTGTCTTTGACTGGAACCACGAGGCCATCCCATCCTGCGGGCATGATATCATCTTCTCCTTCTGCCACCTTATCGCCATGGCATCCACGTGTATCAACCCCATCATCTACGGGTTCCTCAACAACAACTTCCAGAAGCAGCTCAAGTCCACGCTGCTGCACTGCCGCTGCTGGGGGGTCACAGAGCGGTACGAGAGCGTACCGCTCTCCACCGTCAGCACGGAGGTTACCAAGGGGTCGGTCTTGAGCAACGGTTCCAACAGCATCAATACTTAA
- the LOC131128577 gene encoding progonadoliberin-1-like — MKPWVLWLLLLEAIMQQSHSQHWSYGLNPGGKRGLNEYLNQQVNVADGFLKLGKPCSVLACGMLSTLAKMCRLKGFHLMADWAHSHPSSSTSTHPLFLIVLHACSQDK, encoded by the exons ATGAAACCCTGGGTTCTGTGGTTGCTGCTTTTGGAGGCAATAATGCAACAGAGCCACAGTCAACACTGGTCTTATGGACTGAACCCTGGAGGAAAGAGAGGACTCAATGAGTATTTGAACCAGCAGGTCAAT GTGGCTGATGGTTTCCTGAAACTGGGCAAGCCTTGTAGTGTTTTGGCGTGTGGAATGTTATCCACTTTAGCCAAAATGTGCAGGCTGAAAGGATTTCAT TTGATGGCAGATTGGGCCCATTCCCATCCATCTTCATCTACCTCGACCCACCCACTCTTCCTCATTGTGCTCCATGCATGCTCTCAAGATAAATGA
- the kctd9a gene encoding BTB/POZ domain-containing protein KCTD9a isoform X1, producing the protein MRRVTLFVNGTSKNGKVVAVYGALSDLLTVASNKLGIKASCLYNGKGGLIDDIALIRDDDVLYVSEGDPFIDCQNEVKVSSDQQCAHTDWLTLNIGGRLFTTTRSTLVSKEPESMLAHMFREKDVWGNKQDEHGAYLIDRSPEYFEPILNYLRHGQLIINEGVNIRGVLEEARFFGIEQLADQLEVVIKNSQPPEDHSPISRKEFVRFLLATPTKSELRCQGLNFSGADLSRLDLRYINFKMANLSRCNLTHANLCCSNLERADLSGANLDGANLQGVKMLCSNAEGASLKGCNFEDPSGLKANLEGANLKGVDMEGSQMTGINLRVATLKNAKLKNCNLRGATLAGTDLENCDLSGCDLQEANLRGSNVKGAIFEEMLTPLHMSQSVR; encoded by the exons ATGAGACGAGTTACGTTATTCGTTAACGGGACGTCTAAAAACGGCAAG GTTGTAGCAGTATATGGGGCCTTGTCTGACTTACTAACCGTAGCCAGTAATAAATTGGGGATAAAAGCCTCTTGTTTATATAATGGAAAGGGAGGTCTCATAGATGACATTGCCCTAATCAG AGATGATGATGTATTGTATGTCTCAGAAGGTGACCCATTTATTG ATTGtcagaatgaagtcaaagtCTCATCTGATCAACAATGTGCTCACACTGACTGGTTGACCCTGAATATCGGTGGCCGTCTATTCACCACAACCAG GAGCACTTTGGTCAGCAAAGAGCCAGAGAGTATGCTTGCTCACATGTTTCGAGAGAAAG ATGTGTGGGGAAACAAGCAAGATGAGCATGGAGCCTACCTCATCGACCGCAGTCCTGAATACTTCGAGCCTATTCTTAACTACTTGAGGCATGGTCAACTCATTATCAATGAGGGTGTAAATATACGAG GTGTTCTTGAAGAGGCTCGGTTCTTTGGAATTGAGCAACTTGCCGATCAGTTGGAAGTGGTCATCAAG AACTCTCAGCCTCCTGAAGACCACTCTCCTATTTCCCGCAAGGAGTTTGTTCGTTTTCTTTTGGCAACACCCACTAAGTCTGAGCTCCGTTGCCAG GGTCTTAATTTCAGTGGTGCTGATTTGTCCCGGCTCGATTTGCGCTACATCAATTTCAAGATGGCTAATCTCAGTCGTTGCAATCTGACACATGCCAACCTGTGTTGTTCCAATCTGGAGCGAGCTGATCTATCCGGAGCCAACCTGGAT GGTGCTAACTTACAAGGCGTGAAGATGCTCTGCTCCAATGCTGAGGGAGCTTCTCtcaaaggatgcaactttgaagATCCTTCTGGCCTGAAGGCCAATTTAGAAG GAGCCAACCTGAAAGGAGTCGACATGGAAGGAAGTCAAATGACTGGCATCAACCTGCGGGTGGCCACTCTGAAAAATGCAAAGCTGAAGAACTGCAATCTGCGTGGCGCCACTTTAGCTGGGACTGATCTTGAG AACTGCGACCTGTCTGGCTGTGATCTCCAAGAAGCTAACCTGAGAGGGTCTAATGTGAAAGGAGCCATTTTTGAAGAGATGTTGACACCGCTGCACATGTCTCAGAGTGTCAGATAA
- the kctd9a gene encoding BTB/POZ domain-containing protein KCTD9a isoform X2, which translates to MYLSLQLIQFTVVAVYGALSDLLTVASNKLGIKASCLYNGKGGLIDDIALIRDDDVLYVSEGDPFIDCQNEVKVSSDQQCAHTDWLTLNIGGRLFTTTRSTLVSKEPESMLAHMFREKDVWGNKQDEHGAYLIDRSPEYFEPILNYLRHGQLIINEGVNIRGVLEEARFFGIEQLADQLEVVIKNSQPPEDHSPISRKEFVRFLLATPTKSELRCQGLNFSGADLSRLDLRYINFKMANLSRCNLTHANLCCSNLERADLSGANLDGANLQGVKMLCSNAEGASLKGCNFEDPSGLKANLEGANLKGVDMEGSQMTGINLRVATLKNAKLKNCNLRGATLAGTDLENCDLSGCDLQEANLRGSNVKGAIFEEMLTPLHMSQSVR; encoded by the exons ATGTATCTGAGTTTACAACTGATACAGTTTACT GTTGTAGCAGTATATGGGGCCTTGTCTGACTTACTAACCGTAGCCAGTAATAAATTGGGGATAAAAGCCTCTTGTTTATATAATGGAAAGGGAGGTCTCATAGATGACATTGCCCTAATCAG AGATGATGATGTATTGTATGTCTCAGAAGGTGACCCATTTATTG ATTGtcagaatgaagtcaaagtCTCATCTGATCAACAATGTGCTCACACTGACTGGTTGACCCTGAATATCGGTGGCCGTCTATTCACCACAACCAG GAGCACTTTGGTCAGCAAAGAGCCAGAGAGTATGCTTGCTCACATGTTTCGAGAGAAAG ATGTGTGGGGAAACAAGCAAGATGAGCATGGAGCCTACCTCATCGACCGCAGTCCTGAATACTTCGAGCCTATTCTTAACTACTTGAGGCATGGTCAACTCATTATCAATGAGGGTGTAAATATACGAG GTGTTCTTGAAGAGGCTCGGTTCTTTGGAATTGAGCAACTTGCCGATCAGTTGGAAGTGGTCATCAAG AACTCTCAGCCTCCTGAAGACCACTCTCCTATTTCCCGCAAGGAGTTTGTTCGTTTTCTTTTGGCAACACCCACTAAGTCTGAGCTCCGTTGCCAG GGTCTTAATTTCAGTGGTGCTGATTTGTCCCGGCTCGATTTGCGCTACATCAATTTCAAGATGGCTAATCTCAGTCGTTGCAATCTGACACATGCCAACCTGTGTTGTTCCAATCTGGAGCGAGCTGATCTATCCGGAGCCAACCTGGAT GGTGCTAACTTACAAGGCGTGAAGATGCTCTGCTCCAATGCTGAGGGAGCTTCTCtcaaaggatgcaactttgaagATCCTTCTGGCCTGAAGGCCAATTTAGAAG GAGCCAACCTGAAAGGAGTCGACATGGAAGGAAGTCAAATGACTGGCATCAACCTGCGGGTGGCCACTCTGAAAAATGCAAAGCTGAAGAACTGCAATCTGCGTGGCGCCACTTTAGCTGGGACTGATCTTGAG AACTGCGACCTGTCTGGCTGTGATCTCCAAGAAGCTAACCTGAGAGGGTCTAATGTGAAAGGAGCCATTTTTGAAGAGATGTTGACACCGCTGCACATGTCTCAGAGTGTCAGATAA